From the genome of Malus sylvestris chromosome 13, drMalSylv7.2, whole genome shotgun sequence:
GAATGCTCCAGTCACTAGGACAATCCACCGCTTAGAGATAAAAAGCAATTGATGAGAGGATTTAAGGTACTCCAAACTAACTGCGTCTTCCCAAGTGACGATAAAACACTTCAGCATTGATGGTTCCAGTCACTTGACATGCTCCAAGAACCACCCCAACAAATCTTGATGAGCCTCCCCAGCCGCCTTGACAGCCACCTCGTCTTCATCGTCGTACCTCAACGTCCACCCGTGTGCCACCTTCGGGAATATCTTCACATGGCTTTTAATCTGTGATTCCATTACACAGACAGTCACTTATAAGGAGTCTGCATTAATCAAAATCAATATCGATGAAGGAGTATTCCTACCTCAGGTTTTGCAGTTAAAACCtcttcaaattgtttgatgaCTTCGGGTGGATACATCTGATCAATCTCAGCTCCAAGTACAGAAATCGGAACCTTAACAGCTGAAAGTAGTACCAGGAACAGATCAATAATCTGACGATACTTTTGTTATTTCTTGAAAGAATTGTAATACCACGTTTTGTTTCTCTTCCTCTAAAATCTCCATACTCAAAACAATAATTAGAGTGCTATATTTAGACCATTTCAATGTGTAGAAAACATTCACTGCCAAAATCCCCCACAACCATTTTTTCATGCTAAACTGTGCAGCCATGAGACGTGGCAGCCAGGGCTGCACAGGAATCGCGCAACACAGGTTTGTTGTCGTTTTTAAATTTTGCTGTAGGAACAGAGAGAAGTGGGTGTGGAGAAACATTTTGGCTGTAATTACAGAAAACGTACCCTTGATATCATCCAGAGTGACAGATGAAGGATGACACAGAACAGCGGCTTGGATAAAGTCATGCTTCGCAAGATCAATGACACCCTTGGCTAAGAACAGCACAAATAATTCAAATGTCATATGAAACAACCTATGCCGTAACGAATTGAGCAGGCAAATGAGCACTTACTGGTATGAGACATTGTTAAACTGGAAGAGTACTAATGAAACAGTAAATAGATATACATAACGGCAAGCAGGAAAATGAACTCACCACCCCAACAGAAGCCTGCAGCACCAATTGCAGAAACACCTTTACTTCTTAAAGCTTCAATGACCAGTTTTGCATCTTCGATTGTTTTTTCCTATCGACATGACAACAAGAGCTCATAAGCTCAGTTTTAGCGGCACTTATGCACTAGACAATTccatatcaaattttaaaacaCCAATATATAAGGTCCTTGGACTTTTTGTCACAATAGTCGAGATGCGGAAACATCCTATCGTTCAAGACCATATGAAGCCCAAAACAATGACACTGGGGCTGCCAAGCTGAAAAGAAAATGTCTCCCAAGGTCTAAGTAAATTCACGAATCACATACATACAGATACTTGTGAAAGGACTTAtattacaaataaacaaaatatttaGAGATCTGCATCAATACAAAAGAACCAACCGGTGCATGAGTTTTTCTCCAAACGGGTATAGAGGCACGGTCCCCATTAAAAGGGTCTCCGTTGAAGAAGTCTGGGAGCACAACAATGAACCCAGCAGCTGCAATTTTGTCTGCAAGCTTCCTTTGAAAGAGAAGGGCAGGTCGCATTAGTTAAACGTATATGACAATGTGACAATCTCGCAAAATTAATAGTGATACAGGTGAAAACCATAACCGTTCTTCAAAACAACAACTTCTGGTGTTGGAAACTAGAAGGGCCCGACCAACTATCATTTACAATTGTACAGAGCTGACACTAAAAAATGGAAATGAGAAGAGAAGGGCAGGTGGCATTAGTTAAACGTATATGACAATCTTACGAAGTTAATAGTGATACAGGTGAAAACCACAACTGGTCTTCAAAACAAGAACTTCTGGTGTTGGAAACTAGAAGGACCAACTATCATATATTGAAAGCGTCACGAAAAGGGCATCAGAACAGGTATTTGATGTAAAATTCGATTCAAAATGTAGTTACATTAGACCTATTATAGCCTTTTTTTCCCTTGAAGATTAATGTAACTTTTGAGTATTTAATTTCAAAAGTGTTCTCCAGGTCATCCAAGAAAACGCGACTCGAAGAACTTATCTGCCAAGCTATTCAAAACAAATGAATTAGCTGTAGAAAACAGATGTGGGAATGAGTCATACCTAGCCTTTGGAGCTTCATACCCTGCATTGCCAAACAAATGTAACATTAACAGGTGGTTTTCTGATAGAACAGCAATGCAATCAACTGTATAGCAAAGAAAGAACAACAATCATGCAAaaacagaagaaagaaagaacagaaATTGGGGAACAAGTAAATAGTTGATCAATTAATCAAACATATGCACAGAgccaaaaggaaaaggaaaatgtcAAAACTGATTCCTCCATCAATTAATCTAACATATGCAACAGTGTCAGAGATTTTAGACAGACACTCAGCAGCCCATTACTAACACACCGTAACACAGATAGTAAGACAAGACCTCGATATAATTAGATATACAaccaccaatatatatatataggttacATTAATTTTGTCAATTTTCAGACGTGAGATTCTTGCACCCATTAATTCACACAAGCTAAAAACCAGAAGCCATTAAGCTCACAAACTCAAATCATAAACTGAACAAAAAACGCAAACTTTAGAAAcaagtaaaaaaagaaagactTTTGGAGTGGTGGGTAAAGTACCAAAAGCGTCATGGACGAGAAGAACTGAAAGCCTGGAGTCAGGGGAGCCAGTGACATAGGAATCGAAACCGCCGAGCTTTTCGACGTGGCCGGAGCCGCTGGACGGGTTCAGGGCTGGTGGGTTTGAGCAGCACTCAGAGCTTGCCatgatttctttcttttttttctttctctgaaTTCACAAACACCAACACACTCAGTCAGTGTTTGATTGAGCTACGACAGCAGATGCTATATTTATAGGGGGGAAATTATTTACTGGTAAAATAGATTTATCGAAATTTGATATTGGGTACTTAATCCTTTATtcaattctttattttttaaatgacgGAAGGAATGACTTATTTTTTAGATGACGGAAGGAATGAGCTAAGCCGCAGTCCAAGACTCCAAGTCCATGGCACTCCACCGAGACACTCGACTGAGTATTGTTCATGTTGACGAGTTACTCGCATCCCGCAACTATCCAGAAAATATTTCTCTCGTATTACAGAAAATCGCTTAATGTGCGGTTCTATTCTGATAATTggtttaaaataacaaaaaaaatttactttATGAAGCACTAATCAACATCATCAAATGTCTGAGCATGAATTATACCACTCAGCAAATTCCAAACCTTAAAGAACCTTGCTGTTCTCAAACCTCTAATCTTCCAAGCGACAAATTTTACACACAAATATTGGCACATAAAATTGCAGACATTGTTCTGATTCTTAGTAAATAGAATGCAGTTGGGACGATAAGgttcaaattattcttatccTTCACTGAAAATAGAACGCTTCACAGTAATGACGATACCATTCACTTGACATGGTTCAAGAACCACTCCAACAAGTCTTGATGAGCCTCCTCGGCAGCCTTACAAGCTGCTTCATCTTCATCGTTGTACCTAGTGGTCCACCCGTGTTCCACTTTTGGAAATATCTTCACACGGCTTTTGATCTGTGATTCCATAAACCAAACTGTCATTCCAAATACATAAACGCGAAACATTGAAGAAATAGAGCCACATTAAGAAGGCAGAATATCTAAGCATAATATATAAGCCCTTGAACACCTTTGGTTTTGTAAGGGCAAGTTCGACCTACAATCCGTGACATATTTCTACCAATAACCCATGACAGAATGAGAACGACTAAACCCGAAGTCATCTCAAGGGCTATAAGGATGTCCATGATTAAAATCAGCAACTACATTGAAATCATTGAAAAGTGTTTGGATCAAGATATTTCCTACCTCAGGTTTTGCAGCTAAAGCCTCCTCAAATTGTTTCACGACTTCAGGTGGAGACATATTATCAATCTCAGCGCCAAGTATTTGAGTGGGAACCTTAACCGCTGCAATTTAGTTCCAGGAATAAATCAATAAACTCAGGCCGAAcagattttatttttctatttacaCTTTCTTAGCGTAAATGATAGAAAACTTAGTGTTCGTTTAAATTGACACCTACACTACTTAGCTAAATATTTCTTGAAATTAAACAGTGAAATCGTACCCTTGATATCATCCAGAGTGACAAATGAAGGATGACACATAGCAGCAGCTTGGATAAAGTCATGCTTTGAAAGTTCAACCACAACCTTGGCTGAAAACAGCACAAATGATTTAATGTCAAAGGAAGCATCCCATCGGTTGAACTAATAAATTAAGGATGAAAAGCAAtacgaaaagaaacaaaaattgtaGAAAGACGGGACATTCTTTTAACCTGAAAAATGAACTAATAAATTATAGAATAAAGAGAAGAATCCACAAGAAGGGGAAAATGAGCTCACCCCCATAACAGAATCCTACAGCACCAACTGCAGAAATACC
Proteins encoded in this window:
- the LOC126596823 gene encoding endo-1,3;1,4-beta-D-glucanase-like isoform X4; translation: MNNTQSSVSVECHGLGVLDCGLRKKKKKEIMASSECCSNPPALNPSSGSGHVEKLGGFDSYVTGSPDSRLSVLLVHDAFGYEAPKARKLADKIAAAGFIVVLPDFFNGDPFNGDRASIPVWRKTHAPEKTIEDAKLVIEALRSKGVSAIGAAGFCWGAKGVIDLAKHDFIQAAVLCHPSSVTLDDIKAVKVPISVLGAEIDQMYPPEVIKQFEEVLTAKPEIKSHVKIFPKVAHGWTLRYDDEDEVAVKAAGEAHQDLLGWFLEHVK
- the LOC126596823 gene encoding endo-1,3;1,4-beta-D-glucanase-like isoform X1, yielding MASSECCSNPPALNPSSGSGHVEKLGGFDSYVTGSPDSRLSVLLVHDAFVDCIAVLSENHLLMLHLFGNAGYEAPKARKLADKIAAAGFIVVLPDFFNGDPFNGDRASIPVWRKTHAPEKTIEDAKLVIEALRSKGVSAIGAAGFCWGAKGVIDLAKHDFIQAAVLCHPSSVTLDDIKAVKVPISVLGAEIDQMYPPEVIKQFEEVLTAKPEIKSHVKIFPKVAHGWTLRYDDEDEVAVKAAGEAHQDLLGWFLEHVK
- the LOC126596823 gene encoding endo-1,3;1,4-beta-D-glucanase-like isoform X2, producing MIDVLSFPVCFQLGIRIGVIDIRSFKPCLCYTVDCIAVLSENHLLMLHLFGNAGYEAPKARKLADKIAAAGFIVVLPDFFNGDPFNGDRASIPVWRKTHAPEKTIEDAKLVIEALRSKGVSAIGAAGFCWGAKGVIDLAKHDFIQAAVLCHPSSVTLDDIKAVKVPISVLGAEIDQMYPPEVIKQFEEVLTAKPEIKSHVKIFPKVAHGWTLRYDDEDEVAVKAAGEAHQDLLGWFLEHVK
- the LOC126596825 gene encoding endo-1,3;1,4-beta-D-glucanase-like, giving the protein MSGPQCCSHPPTLNPSSGSGHVEKLGGLDTYLVGSPDSKVAVLLVSDVFGYDAPNLRKLADKLAAGGFFVVIPDFFYGDPFVLGEEGFAAFPGWIKHHGTDKALEDAKPILEALKSKGISAVGAVGFCYGAKVVVELSKHDFIQAAAMCHPSFVTLDDIKAVKVPTQILGAEIDNMSPPEVVKQFEEALAAKPEIKSRVKIFPKVEHGWTTRYNDEDEAACKAAEEAHQDLLEWFLNHVK
- the LOC126596823 gene encoding endo-1,3;1,4-beta-D-glucanase-like isoform X3, which encodes MASSECCSNPPALNPSSGSGHVEKLGGFDSYVTGSPDSRLSVLLVHDAFGYEAPKARKLADKIAAAGFIVVLPDFFNGDPFNGDRASIPVWRKTHAPEKTIEDAKLVIEALRSKGVSAIGAAGFCWGAKGVIDLAKHDFIQAAVLCHPSSVTLDDIKAVKVPISVLGAEIDQMYPPEVIKQFEEVLTAKPEIKSHVKIFPKVAHGWTLRYDDEDEVAVKAAGEAHQDLLGWFLEHVK